TTGCTGCAACAGTTCTTATCGAGAAAATCGTTGGTGCTGCTGCTGAAGCAGGAAAAGACATCGCTTATTGTGAAGCGCTGGCAACCCGCCTGAACAACCGTGCACGCTCATTTGGTGTTGCGCTATCAGCTTGTGTGGTTCCGGCTAACGGCAAACCATCTTTTGAACTGGCAGACGATGAGATTGAGTTCGGTGTTGGTATTCACGGTGAGCCGGGTATCGAGCGTCGTTCATACAAAGATGTTGATACCACTACCTCTCAGATGCTGGAAGAACTATTAGGTTCAGAGCCTTACAGCAGAACACTGAAAACATGGGATCGTGAAGAAGGCAGCTGGCTGGAAACTGAGCAAACTACAGAAGCATTCGCTCAGGGTGATGAGCTGATTGTACTGGTCAACGGCCTTGGCGGAACACCGGAATCAGAGCTGTTTGGTGCTTACCGTAAAGTTCATAAAGAGCTGGAAGCGGCTGGCTTCAATATTGCCCGTTCACTGGTTGGTAACTACTGTACTTCCCTGAACATGGAAGGCTTCTCTATCACGTTGCTGAAAGCAGACAAAGAAACCCTTGAACTGTGGGATGCTCCGGTAGAAGCACCGTCTCTGCGTTGGGGTTGCTAATCATGTCAGAAATTACTAAAGCTCAACTAATTACCTGGTTAACTAACTGTAGTGCGGTTTACTCAGAAAACCGCGATATGCTGACAGAACTGGATGCGGCCATTGGTGATGCTGACCACGGTT
This is a stretch of genomic DNA from Vibrio sp. SCSIO 43137. It encodes these proteins:
- the dhaK gene encoding dihydroxyacetone kinase subunit DhaK, coding for MKKLINEVENVVSEQVEGLVLANPELKLVTDPYFIYHEKSKGKVSLVSGGGSGHEPLHAGFVGKGMLTAACPGAVFTSPTPDQMMECGKAIPNEEGVLYFIKNYTGDVLNFEMAVEMLHMEGIKVGSVVIDDDVAVKDSLYTAGRRGVAATVLIEKIVGAAAEAGKDIAYCEALATRLNNRARSFGVALSACVVPANGKPSFELADDEIEFGVGIHGEPGIERRSYKDVDTTTSQMLEELLGSEPYSRTLKTWDREEGSWLETEQTTEAFAQGDELIVLVNGLGGTPESELFGAYRKVHKELEAAGFNIARSLVGNYCTSLNMEGFSITLLKADKETLELWDAPVEAPSLRWGC